In Nostoc sphaeroides, the genomic window AGTTTGTTTTGGCTGATACCTGAACCTTGTTGGGAAGATGATCCCTTTGATTTCTTGCGCGAATATCTTTGAATCGTGGGGAGTGGGGAGTGGGGAGTGGGGAATGGGGGATGAGGAGCAAGAGAGGCAGGGGCAGAAATAAGCAAATGCTCAATGCCCAATTACGAACTTGTGCCGAGCGAAGTCGAGGCATTACGAACTTGTGCCGAGCGAAGTCGAGGTATTACGAATTATTTGAAGGCGACTAAGGAAAATACGTAGGCGATCGCTTTGGGGATTAGTCAGCAGTTCATAGGCTGGGCCTTGTTCTGTCACAATACCGTTGTCTAAAAATATCACCTGATGGGCTACTTCTTTTGCAAATTGCATTTCATGGGTGACAACCAATACTGCTCGGTTAAGGAAAAAAAGTAGGCTGAAACCCTTGAAATATCGTTGTCTATAATGCCGAAGAGAGGCTTAACCGAGCAGTATTGGCTGTACAGTTGATTGTAAGGTTTTAAGGTAGATGCGCAGCAGTCCTAAAAAACGCCTCAGAATTAATTCACAGGCTAATAGATTAAGTCTACTGGAAGTAGATTTAAGCTATTAGCCTGTGAAATTTATTTCTTGACGGGAGATTGAACAGTTGCAAAATATAACTTGAACGAACCGCCAAGACGCCAAGGGCGCAGAGAGGGAGAGAAAATAATATGGTTAAATTTAGTTTTGTGCGCTGGTGTGTGGTTGTAGGTTTTAGCTGTTTGTTATTGACTGGCTGTGCTGTGAACTCTAGCGCGGGTAAAACTCTGCAAATTGCTACAGATCCGACGTTTCCACCTTTTGAGTTTCAAACACAAAGTGGTGAGTTGCAAGGTTTTTCTATTGATTTGATGAATGCGATTGCTTCCAGCACACCAGGGGCGATCGCGGTTGCTGCTAACTTTAAATTCAATTTTAAAAGTCTGCCTTTTGATGGCATGATCTCAGCTTTAGGAGCCAAAACGGTAGATGCGGCGATTAGTTCCATTACGATTACAGAGGAGAGGGCGAAGACTATTTCTTTTTCCCGCCCTTATTTTAAGTCTGGGTTAGCGATCGCAATTCGTGCAGACAATCAAGATATTACTGGTTTTGACAGTCTCAAAAATAAAAAAATTGCTGTACAAATTGGTACAACTGGGGCTATCAAGGCTAAAAGTATTCCTGGGGCGCAAATTCGCAGCTTTGATTCTGCGCCCATAGCCTTGCAAGAATTGCTCAATGGCAATGTAGATGCAGTAATTAATGATGCACCTATGACTGTATATGCCATTAATACGGGCAATCTTCAGGGAATTAAAATAGTACAAAAATTGCTGACGGAGGAGTTTTATGGAATTGCTACACCTAAAAACTCGCCGAATTTGGCATTGATAAATGATGGCTTGGATAGGGTGCTGAAAAATGGCACTTATGCTCAAATTTACCAGAAATGGTTTAAAGTTTAACCGCCATCACTACCAGCTAAATCACTATTTGAGAATCAAACTAACACTAATACGCCTAAAATATATACCTCATTTGGCGTGATTTTGCAAGCTTTTCCAACTTTATTACAAGGTGCGTTGGTAACGTTGCAATTGACGATACTTTCTGTAGTGTTTGGTTTAATTGGGGGTTCCCTGATTGGTATTGTCCGCCTTTCTCATATTGCACCTGTGCGTTGGTTGGCGAGGGCGTATGTAGATTTTTTCCGGGGAACGCCTTTGTTGGTGCAAATTTTTATGATTTATTTTGGATTACCTGCAATTTTGCAAGAACTTGGTTTGACATTTAGTTTTGATCGCTTAACTGCTGGGGTAATTGCCTTAAGTTTGAATAGCGCCGCATACATTGCCGAAGTTGTTCGTGCTGGGATTCAATCAATTGAACCAGGACAAGCAGAAGCAGCACAGTCATTAGGTTTGAGTTCTGTACAAACAATGAGTTATATAATTTTTCCCCAGGCTTTCCGGCGGATGATTCCACCTTTAGGTAATGAATTTATCAGTTTGTTGAAAGATACTAGCTTAGTTTCTGTGATTGGGTTTGAAGAATTAGTACGTAAAGGACAGTTAATTGTTGCTGATAACTATCGCGCCTTTGAAATTTACACAGGTGTAGCGGTGGTTTATTTATGTTTGACGCTACTTTCTTCACAAGCATTTAGTCGCTTAGAAGTCTGGATGAATCCAGTGAAACGGCACAGGAAGTACGATACCTAATAATTTTTCCATGATTTTTCCGACTTACTTTAATTGATAATTGCTAATGCAAATTAAGTCCAACTGCAACCCCCACGACAAAGTTCAGCGTATTCGCAGGTTTTACAGAAACCCCACAGGTGTTTTGTGCCTTCAGATGTTCCGGCTCCCAGATTGAAACTCAATTCGGCTGTATTTTCAATGATGTCATGGAGCGATTCGCTCTCGAATATTACCACCTGTGTAAGCGGTAGTCGGCAGTGAGGGACAACCTTTAATCGCTCCGTCAGCTTCAATTCCCATAGTTATTCATGTACATGTTTAATTCTCCTATGAAAATCTGTATTCTTATTACCCTATCTGGAGCCAGTCGTACAAAATACCTTTCCTGTATTCTGTTCGATAACGTAGAGATATAACACTTTTGAACATATCTATTGTCAGAGAATGTTTGAAAAGTCGCAAAGTATACTAAAAACCCCTCTCCAAACCTCTCCCCGAAGCGGAGAGAGGCTTTGAAACGCCCATTCCCTTGTAGGGAAGGGGGCTAGGGGGGTTAGGTTTCCGAGGCTTTGATGTTACCAAAAATACTTTTCAAACATCCTCTCAGATCGACAAGGATAAGATGTGACTAGGACAGCAGGGATTCGTCGGTTCGTTTCGCTCTCAATAGCCCTAACGTGGGTCAACACGACAAACAGACATTAGTCCCCAAACTGTCGTTGTCCACCCTCCATTCCAAACTCCATTGGCAGCTGTGGCAGCTACAGGACATTTGAACTGTGCATCATTATTGCTCCAGATTGGTCCTGCCTTTACATCTGTTGGTAAATATATAACGGGTAAAGAGCTCAAGTTAAGATCACAAACAGACATTTTATTCCAAATTGTCGTTGTCCATCTTCCAGTCCATTGAGTACCATAAACAGCAGCAACTACAGGACATTTGATTTGTGCATCATCATTGTTCCAGATTGGTCCTGCGTTTACATTTAAAGCTAAAGCATTGGGAACAGAGCCAAATACAATAGAAACGACTGTTGTAGTAAAGAATCCAAATGATTTTAAGAAACCCAGTTTGTTGAACATTGGTTTTGATTCCTATTTTTTTGATTTTTTGCCTACTTTTTTTCGGTGTTGCTAAATAGAGGTATGAATCTGGATGTAGAGACGTTGTAATGCAACGTCTTCACAAGGATTTTGAAATTACGCAAAATTATTTTTCATACCGCAATCAGCAACGCCTTTTTTTCTATAAAACGCCTCGCTAGCTCTACCCGGCATTGAGCCGAGATATGTGTTTTAGTGTGATTCGTTCGCTCATATCTCGGTTCAATGCCGAAGTTTTACTGTTGCCGATGAGTTACAGAATATCCGACATCTTCATGCCACACATCCACCTTTTCTGTATATTTGAGTGCAGTTTTCATACCTCGAAAATGCAGAAAACTGCATAATTATCTATTGTTTTGTAATATAAAAATCGGAAAATTTGCTTGTAATCAGGACTGAAACATGAGTACAAGGCTTTAATTATTTACGCTGACCTACTTAATATCAAAACGGCTGATAGCGGACTGAAAAATTAAAGCCATTATCTTGCAGTGAACTACCGCGATCGCTTGTCTCCATCAATGCTACACTTTAGTACGGAGGCAATACCAAGCCCTTGTAAGATTGCCAATGCAAACTAACCCCAAACTAGCAAGAGTTTGCCTATCAGCATTGATACCGCGATTGTTCCAAGCTGTACCGATGCCAAAACAAAGAAGTTCAAATACTTGATCAAAAATATAACTGCGATCGCATGACTATGTATATGATGCAGAAAACTGCATAATTCTAGTTCTGATATCTGCAATCTTGCTATTTAACAACCTCGACTCAAAATTAATTGCCCATTGGGTAATCGAAATACTCCCTGTGGCTCAATTATTGGGTCGCCTTTTTTCCAGGGGCGCGATGTTGGTTCGACACCTCTAACCTCACCTGTCGTGTAGGTAGAAACCGCAACACCAGGACGATTAGTGGTCAAAGCACCAGAACCTGTAATTCTAAAAGAGTTTTCTTGTCCCTTGATGCCGCGTGAAATGCAACTATTAGCAATCAGTGCATTAGTATCGAGGACGTTTGGTGAGAATTGGGTAAAGCTGTTTTGAATAGAGCTAGTATCAGGTACATTAATATTGATTACACCGTTAACGCCGAATTTAGAACTTGCAGTGATATCGCTTTTGTCGGTTGATTCTGGACGGGACTCAATACCAAAGATACCTTGGGATTTGATTTGGATGTTTCCACCTGTGCCAGTGTATGCGTTAGCACTGATGTCGCTGTTTTCTTCGGGGATGGCGACAATAAATTTGGAGTTGATATTGATGTTACCGCCATCGCCACTTTTTTCGGCTGTGCCTGCGTTGGTGGAGATTTGAGCGCCATGACGGAGTAAGAGTAAGTCGTTATTGACAAAGTTTATGTTACCACCGTTACCAGATGCAGATTCAGCGTTGAGTTTAGCTTGGTTGTCTAGGGTAATTTTGGGTGAGTTGATTTCGATATTGCCTGCTTTTCCCTGTCCAGAACTTGAAGTTTCAATTAGAGCGCCATCACTTAAATAGAAGTCACCAGAGTCAATAAAAATCTTACCACCATTACCTTCTGTCCCCTTTAGCACACTGCTGTTAATCCCACTGGGAGAATCCTGTTTGACCCCAGGAATATCAACGTTTTTCACCCCAGTAATATGAACAGCACCTGTTACCAAAACATTGACATTGCCTGCATTTCCCCGTCCTGCTGCTTGGGTAGATTGGTTATCAAGTGCTTCACGAATAATGGTTACTAGTTGAGCGCCATCTCGTAGTGACAGTGTTGCAGCATTGATGTCGATATTACCTCCTTGACCTACACCTCCTCGTTCCACGCTGCTGAAGATGGCAGTTGGATAACCTGCAAGGTCAACAGCATTTTTTGCACGCACTGTCACATTCCCTGCATTCCCCTGTCCAGAAGTTGAGGCAGCAAGTTGAGCGCCGTCTCGTAAGGAGAATGAGCCAGAATCGATGGTAATATTACCACCATTGCCAACAGTCCCCTTTCCCACAGTAGTCTGAATGCCACTGAGAAAATTCATTTTCTTTCCAGTAATATCAACAGCGTCAGTAACTTTAATATTGATATTCCCGGCATCCCCCTGTCCTGCTGCTTGGGTAGATTGGTTATCAGGTGCTTTACGAATAATGGTTAATAATTGAGCGCCATCTCGTAGTGACAGTGTTGCAGCATTGATGTCGATATTGCCTGCTTTACCTTTGCCTCCTGGTTCCACTGAGCTGAGGATGTCACTATTTGAAAGGTTAACAGCATCAAGTGCCCGCACTGTCACATTCCCTACATTCCCCTGTCCAGAAGTGAAAGCAGCAACTCTAGCGTCATCTAATGAGAAGTCACGAGCATTGATAAAAATGTTACCTCCATTGCCTTTTAAACCCTTATTCACACGATTGCGAATCCTACTAATATTACTATCGAAGCTAGCAACTTTGATGTCCTCTGTAGCATTAAGGGTAATATCCCCCGCAACGGTTTCAGATGAATCAGCAATACCAGCCGAAAGCAGACTTCCTCCCAAAATATTTATGTTATGGGCATTAATCGCAATATCACCGCCACCAGCTGCTTCTACATACACACGCGCTTGATTGGTAAGCGATACCGAACCACGAGTCACATTAAGAGGAAATTTCAAGCTGAGATTATCTCCATTCAAAAGAAGATTGACATTTCCAGGTTCCGCCAATCCTCCTAACTCAACTCGTCCACCATAAGCATTTAATCCTCCCCCTTCCATGCTGACATTACCGCCCACTAGTAGCAAACTTTTACCATCTCCTACTTTTAAACCAAATGCATCGAAATCTGTAGGATCTTTTCCTGATGGTACTACTGAGTTATTTTTAATCTCTGCATTTTGGTTAAGCTGATTAAACCACAATGCTGAAGGATTTACCGTTAACAATGGCGGTGCTTGGGGGTTTGTAGCACTGAAAATACCCTGATTGCCAAATTGCACTCCATTGGCTGTTGTCCCGACAAAACTCCCCTTTACATCTAACCGCGCATTTTTCCCAAATACAATTCCATTGGGATTAATTAAAAACAAATTTGCTGTACCCAATACTCCCAATGTCCCTTCTATATTTGACGCATTTCCACCTGTTACCCGTGTGAATATATTTTCTATTCCAGTAGGGTTGATAAAATCCACTCGTCCCCCATTTGGAATATTAAACTCACTGAAACTATGAAACAAATTGCTTCCTCGTACTGCACCACCCTCAATTTTATTTTGATTGAGTTGAGAAGTTTCTGCACCGAGTGTGTTATCGGGTATAATTTCTGCTCTCGCTGGTAAAGCTTGGCTGAATGCAGTGGATATTAGGCATAAACAAAGAATACTTGCAATTCTCATTATGATAATGGTTATCAATACGTTAGAGGTGAAAATAATAGATGAAGCCTAAGAGGTTGTTTGAAAAGTGGTTAGCTGTGATTTCAAGCACTTATTGATCCCCCCTAACCCACGCCAGTCGCTCCACTTGCAATACGGTTCGGTTAAGATCCCCCCGCCTACGGCGACCTGCTTTTTAAGGGGGTAAAAGAGGCTTGGAAGCCCCCCTTTTTAAGGAGGGTTGGGGGGATCTTCAAAATATGAAAACGTTAACCGAACCGTATTGGCTCCACTTGGGGAGACCCCTGTCCCTGCGCTGGCTCCCCTTCAAAAAGGGGAAAACCGGAATCAAAGTCCCCCAATTTATCGGGGGATTTAGGGGGATCTAAAACATTCTCATAAGGGAATTGCTGTTTTATGATTTGAAAACATTCTCTTATTTTTATTCTGCAATGCTCTTAGCAATAGCAGTCGCATTGCCCACGGATTTTTTTGCGGCTAGTAATTGAGCAAGAGTTCTAGTGCGGAGAGGACGAGGGTCCCCTATTTCAGGAACACAAAGAATAGACAGAGACAGTTTATCAATGGTTTTTTCTGCATTGAGTAGCGAATCAAGAATTGCTTGTTTGCCACTTATAGAAGTAAGAGCATCCTCTAAAAAAGATTGGGCCTTAGCTACATCCTTTTTACAGGAGTCACTAGTAGTGCTTGAATTAGCAGCAGCAAAGTTATCCAATGTAGCTTGGGCCTGGGCTATGGCTTTTGAGAACGCTATAGAATCCGTTTTAATTGGTTTAATACGATATGGATATAAATTCTGCGAGTATATCTCATCATTGACTAGAACAGCAGTACCATTTTGCTTGCCAGTTGCGGAAACTATTTTCCACGTCCTAGTCTGTACGTTCGCTCTGTCGGAGCTACCAGCTGTGGATACACAAAGTAAGTTTCCTTCACAGTCTATACCATTAGTATCTAAATAGCCTCCTTCCCAGTTGTTATAGCCATTTTGAACTAAGTAAGTTCCTCCATAAATAAGGGGAAAGGTAGTTTGAGCGTTTGCATTCGGAGTTCCAAAAAACAATGTACTGATAAACAAAAATACTGCCAGAACAACTGAACTAAGTTTTTCCATAATTTTATGCCTTTCAACTATTTACTATCTGTATAAAGCTACAAATGCAGAAAAGCCTATTCCAGAAAATCTTACCACTTCAGCTACATATTTGATCTGGCTTTTATTCTTTTAAAAAATAAAAATCAGCCTCTATTCGGAATGCCTCTTCAAGCAAAGATTTCGAGTTGGAACTATACATCAATTTTCTTTAGTTAAATAATATAAATCTTGCTTTTGGACATAAAATACTAAATATGCACTAGCGATTTCAGCCATTAAAATAATTCGTAGCTCGTAATTAGTAATTAAGTTTTTTAATGGGAATTTAGAACCAGAATGACATACTTGCAGCTTATCAGAAGCTCAAGTAACTTAAACCCACGGAACTTGTTAATAGTAGTTATACAAAATTTATCTAAAAATATGTATCTTATCTATACTAATAAAAAATATTTTATTGTATTGTTAGGCATTATTTCCTGGCTATAATAGCATAAATATCTATTTTAGAAACAAAATACGTAAATCCAGTCATTTAGTAAGTAAAAAGCATATTTACTGACTATCAACACACCGACGGCTAATAGAGATAAAATAGAAATTAAAAATTCGTAAGCACAACATAATAACTATTGACGAAATGATTTTTTGATAACTGTCATAACAAATTAAACACTTTTTGATAGTCAACTTGAAGCAGAATATATGGATGCGGATAATTGGACATATCAACTACAAAAGGTACTACCCATGAGTTCTCGCGCACTGCTGTTAGTAAATCGTCATGCCCGCCAGGGGCAAAAGGGTCTATCGGAAGCGATTGAATATCTGAAGACACTTGGCTTTGATTTAATTGAGGAGTCTACAGAAGACCCTAAACATCTTGCTGAAGTTATACTTCGCTATCAGCATCAAGTTGACTTGGTAATCATTGGTGGGGGAGATGGGACTCTTAATGCCGCAGTAGATGCTTTAGTTGATACTCAGTTACCCTTGGGAATTTTGCCTTTAGGAACTGCCAACGACCTAGCGAGAACTTTGAAAATCCCGAATTCCCTCAGCGAAGCTTGCAAAATTATTTCATATAGAAATTTACACCGCATCGACTTGGGTTGCGTGAACGGCAAGCACTTTTTTAACGTTGCCAGTCTGGGATTGAGTGTAAAAATTACCCAGCGACTTACCAAAGAAGCCAAACGCCGTTGGGGAATATTTGCTTATGCCGCCACTGCATTGCAAGTGATTTGGGAAGCTAGACCTTTTACTGCGGAGATTTTAATCAATGGTGAATCAGTTCGCGTGAAAACAGTGCAAATTGCTGTGGGTAACGGCCGCTATTACGGCGGTGGTATGGCAGTGGCTGACGATGCGGCAATAGATGACCAAAGGTTAGACCTCTATAGCTTGGAGATTAAACACTGGTGGCAGATTATACTATTACTCCCTGCAATGCGACAAGGGCGACATATACATTGGGAGAGTGTACGCTCTCTTCAAGGTCAAGAAATAGAGGTGCATACTCGCAAACCGCGCCCTATCAATACAGATGGTGAAATCACTACCTACACTCCTGCTCATTTTCGGGTTATACCTAAAGCTATAGCTGTTTTAGTACCCCCAGAAATTAGGAGTTAGGAGTATTATTCTCTCTTATCTTCCTCTGCTAAAAATGTGGGAACTCGCACCAAATGCATCTGAGATTTTCTCAAGATATAAAGTCCCTGTTGCAACGCCTAGCTCAACAACCGCTAACTCTAGGTGATATTTTGGCAGAAACCTCAGAACGGGGGTTCTGCCTGGTAATTACATTATTAATTTTGCCTTTTTTATTTCCTATGCCACCGGGATTAACTGGCCCTTTTGGTGCTGCTTGTTTACTGTTGTCAGCCCAAATGGTTTTAGGGAGGCGTGAGCCTTGGCTGCCAAAAAGAATTGCTAACTACAAATTTCCTCGTCCCTTTGCCCAGTTACTTTTGCAAAATTTGGGACGTCTTACCAAAGTGTTACAGAAAATCGCCCGTCCCCGATTGGCAAAAATAGCCCATAATCCTTTGATTTGGCGAATTAATGGGTTTTGTATCTCTTTGTTAACAATATTACTAATATTACCAATTCCCTTGACAAATCCCATCCCCACTGTAGGTATTTTACTTTTGACTGTTGCCACCATTGAATCTGACGGTTTATTAATTTGCATCAGCTACGGTATTACTGTCCTAATTACCTTGTTCTTTGGA contains:
- a CDS encoding mannan-binding lectin — protein: MFNKLGFLKSFGFFTTTVVSIVFGSVPNALALNVNAGPIWNNDDAQIKCPVVAAVYGTQWTGRWTTTIWNKMSVCDLNLSSLPVIYLPTDVKAGPIWSNNDAQFKCPVAATAANGVWNGGWTTTVWGLMSVCRVDPR
- a CDS encoding filamentous hemagglutinin N-terminal domain-containing protein, encoding MRIASILCLCLISTAFSQALPARAEIIPDNTLGAETSQLNQNKIEGGAVRGSNLFHSFSEFNIPNGGRVDFINPTGIENIFTRVTGGNASNIEGTLGVLGTANLFLINPNGIVFGKNARLDVKGSFVGTTANGVQFGNQGIFSATNPQAPPLLTVNPSALWFNQLNQNAEIKNNSVVPSGKDPTDFDAFGLKVGDGKSLLLVGGNVSMEGGGLNAYGGRVELGGLAEPGNVNLLLNGDNLSLKFPLNVTRGSVSLTNQARVYVEAAGGGDIAINAHNINILGGSLLSAGIADSSETVAGDITLNATEDIKVASFDSNISRIRNRVNKGLKGNGGNIFINARDFSLDDARVAAFTSGQGNVGNVTVRALDAVNLSNSDILSSVEPGGKGKAGNIDINAATLSLRDGAQLLTIIRKAPDNQSTQAAGQGDAGNINIKVTDAVDITGKKMNFLSGIQTTVGKGTVGNGGNITIDSGSFSLRDGAQLAASTSGQGNAGNVTVRAKNAVDLAGYPTAIFSSVERGGVGQGGNIDINAATLSLRDGAQLVTIIREALDNQSTQAAGRGNAGNVNVLVTGAVHITGVKNVDIPGVKQDSPSGINSSVLKGTEGNGGKIFIDSGDFYLSDGALIETSSSGQGKAGNIEINSPKITLDNQAKLNAESASGNGGNINFVNNDLLLLRHGAQISTNAGTAEKSGDGGNININSKFIVAIPEENSDISANAYTGTGGNIQIKSQGIFGIESRPESTDKSDITASSKFGVNGVININVPDTSSIQNSFTQFSPNVLDTNALIANSCISRGIKGQENSFRITGSGALTTNRPGVAVSTYTTGEVRGVEPTSRPWKKGDPIIEPQGVFRLPNGQLILSRGC
- a CDS encoding lipid kinase, giving the protein MSSRALLLVNRHARQGQKGLSEAIEYLKTLGFDLIEESTEDPKHLAEVILRYQHQVDLVIIGGGDGTLNAAVDALVDTQLPLGILPLGTANDLARTLKIPNSLSEACKIISYRNLHRIDLGCVNGKHFFNVASLGLSVKITQRLTKEAKRRWGIFAYAATALQVIWEARPFTAEILINGESVRVKTVQIAVGNGRYYGGGMAVADDAAIDDQRLDLYSLEIKHWWQIILLLPAMRQGRHIHWESVRSLQGQEIEVHTRKPRPINTDGEITTYTPAHFRVIPKAIAVLVPPEIRS
- a CDS encoding exopolysaccharide biosynthesis protein, whose protein sequence is MHLRFSQDIKSLLQRLAQQPLTLGDILAETSERGFCLVITLLILPFLFPMPPGLTGPFGAACLLLSAQMVLGRREPWLPKRIANYKFPRPFAQLLLQNLGRLTKVLQKIARPRLAKIAHNPLIWRINGFCISLLTILLILPIPLTNPIPTVGILLLTVATIESDGLLICISYGITVLITLFFGFIGYAVWLAPGLLPSIFK